From Cecembia calidifontis, one genomic window encodes:
- a CDS encoding IS4 family transposase: MKDFLRDRFFSFEVLVLFILSKSNKGLNICLEEFFGESSLSPTKSAFTQARKKLCYTVFKKLNGLICSLFYQHAKFKKWKGHRVLSVDGSTLELPDHPSMSEKFSYHGFGPNADAGHYMSRISYLYDVYNGLVLDAGMESYTTSEATLCHAHLGHIKEGDLLVCDRYYASLRLFFELKGKGADFLFRMKDNWWKCVEDFSRSSSSDAEYTLILPPKYRWLLEKYPSLSQTMTVRLIKKKNKKGKISIYATSLLDRKKYTASSLINLYKQRWGIEEAYKLIKSRLEVSDFSGKTAWAVQQDFYAKTLIISLCNILCYDVEPKTKTGRTSKSARTLIINKTYALSKTKSLILKIRDLIGELEQIIQKYVKKIASKIEYSKRNQVFKRKFRAKLKYSMNYKSI, encoded by the coding sequence GTGAAAGATTTTCTTCGTGACCGTTTCTTTTCCTTTGAAGTTCTTGTGCTTTTTATTTTGTCAAAGAGCAACAAAGGACTTAATATCTGCCTTGAAGAGTTTTTTGGGGAATCTTCCTTATCGCCCACTAAAAGTGCATTTACCCAGGCCAGGAAAAAACTGTGCTATACAGTTTTTAAAAAGCTTAACGGTTTGATCTGCAGTCTTTTTTACCAACATGCAAAGTTCAAGAAATGGAAGGGGCATAGGGTGCTTTCTGTTGATGGTTCAACACTTGAACTCCCGGATCATCCCTCCATGTCAGAGAAGTTCAGCTATCATGGTTTTGGGCCCAATGCGGATGCGGGACATTACATGAGCAGGATATCTTACCTGTATGATGTTTACAACGGCCTTGTACTGGATGCCGGTATGGAAAGCTACACCACTTCGGAAGCCACCCTATGTCATGCCCATCTTGGACATATTAAAGAAGGGGATCTTCTTGTGTGCGACAGGTATTATGCATCACTGAGACTTTTTTTCGAATTGAAAGGAAAAGGGGCCGACTTTCTTTTCAGGATGAAAGACAATTGGTGGAAATGTGTCGAAGATTTTTCCCGAAGTAGTTCCTCTGATGCGGAATATACATTAATACTCCCTCCAAAATACAGATGGCTGCTTGAAAAGTATCCCTCGTTATCCCAAACCATGACCGTAAGACTGATCAAGAAAAAGAATAAGAAGGGTAAGATTTCAATATATGCGACTTCGCTGTTGGACAGGAAAAAATATACAGCCTCCTCTCTAATAAACCTGTACAAACAGAGATGGGGAATAGAAGAAGCATATAAACTGATCAAATCAAGACTTGAAGTATCTGATTTTTCCGGCAAAACAGCATGGGCGGTCCAGCAGGACTTCTATGCTAAGACCCTGATCATATCACTCTGCAATATTCTTTGCTATGATGTGGAGCCAAAAACCAAAACAGGACGGACATCAAAGTCAGCAAGGACCTTGATAATCAATAAAACTTATGCATTGTCAAAAACAAAATCCCTGATTCTTAAAATCAGAGATTTAATTGGTGAATTGGAGCAGATTATCCAGAAATATGTAAAGAAAATCGCTTCCAAAATAGAATATTCAAAAAGAAACCAGGTATTCAAGCGGAAATTCAGAGCTAAACTGAAATACTCAATGAATTACAAATCTATTTAA
- a CDS encoding glycoside hydrolase family 97 N-terminal domain-containing protein yields MTSKLGLELKNKPSLLDGFNILEVKHQRFDEIWEPVWGEESQIRNHYHEMAVFLNHASTDRQLIIRFRLFDEGLGFRYEFPV; encoded by the coding sequence TTGACCAGTAAATTGGGTTTGGAATTGAAAAATAAACCTTCACTTTTAGATGGTTTCAATATTCTTGAGGTAAAGCATCAGCGGTTTGATGAAATTTGGGAGCCAGTATGGGGAGAAGAATCCCAAATCAGGAACCATTACCATGAAATGGCAGTCTTCTTGAACCATGCATCAACTGACCGTCAGCTCATCATACGCTTCCGCCTATTTGACGAGGGATTAGGTTTTCGATACGAGTTTCCGGTCTAG
- a CDS encoding cation-translocating P-type ATPase — MIEKSSISDKKWHSIEKEEVFELLKTSPEGLDSAAVKERFASFGPNKLPEKHKISIWKIIISQLINPLIFILIAAAIASILIGEGEDAIFIFLVILINTAIGAYQEFNAEKSAASLQKLLRIRSKVKRDGAEKYLDSEELVPGDLVFLESGNKVPADLRMIEVQGLEIDESFLTGESQAVIKNTEVVKKETVVADRKNIAYAGSTVMSGRGIGICIGTGLDTEVGKIAQHVSEGESAKPPLIHRMEKFTKKIAYIVIVLSVILAVLLRIQGMDMAAIFFFVVALAVSAIPEGLPVSLTVALAVATKRMAKRNVIVRKLTSVESLGSCTVIASDKTGTLTVNQQTVKKILLANGESFHVSGEGYNGEGQIYLEEKNELLSDLEKHSDLRKIIEVSMLANEAGLKFKEGQWEHHGDAMDVALLGLGYKAHMNPTEIRNTFKLKGKIPYESEKKFAAAFYQRGTKTFCGLKGAVETVLEFCSFPENTPSTKEKIHQQADDLAANGYRVLAFAEGLVSNFKNSETDLENQIPSLDFIGLICFIDPLRAEAKTAVEKCKKAGIKVIMITGDHPATAANIATELGIQENNHTVVTGKMLSRSGNPENQKFKDLVLSTSVFARVSPQQKLEIVDSLIKAGEFVAVTGDGVNDAPALRRANIGVAMGSGTDVAKDVGAMIVVDDNFSSIVAGVEEGRFAYDNVRKVIYLLVSTGAAEVFMFLMAIIAGLPLPLLAVQLLWLNLVTNGIQDKALAFEAGEPETMGRKPRKPSEGIFNQIMSKQILISGFFIGAIAFGYWFYLINYQNMEEQYARNLVLLLMVFLQNFHIFNCRSERKSTFRIPLLKNIWLIILVLAAQGVHIASMHIPFMQGLLRIHPITLREWGIILSLALPIILIMEVFKIFYNKLNPQS, encoded by the coding sequence ATGATTGAAAAATCTTCCATATCGGATAAAAAATGGCATTCCATTGAAAAGGAGGAAGTTTTTGAGCTACTCAAGACGTCTCCTGAAGGACTTGACAGTGCAGCCGTAAAAGAACGATTTGCGTCCTTTGGCCCCAACAAACTCCCCGAGAAACATAAAATCAGTATTTGGAAGATAATTATCAGCCAACTAATCAACCCCCTGATATTTATCCTGATTGCTGCAGCTATAGCATCAATACTCATTGGTGAAGGGGAAGATGCCATTTTCATTTTTTTGGTTATCCTGATCAATACAGCTATCGGGGCTTATCAGGAGTTCAATGCCGAGAAAAGTGCTGCAAGTCTGCAAAAATTACTTAGGATCCGATCAAAAGTGAAAAGAGATGGAGCGGAAAAGTATTTGGATTCAGAGGAACTGGTTCCAGGAGATCTTGTTTTCCTTGAATCAGGAAATAAAGTCCCGGCGGATTTAAGGATGATTGAAGTCCAAGGTCTCGAAATTGATGAAAGTTTCCTGACCGGTGAGTCTCAGGCTGTCATAAAAAACACCGAAGTGGTAAAAAAAGAAACTGTAGTAGCCGACAGAAAAAATATAGCCTATGCTGGTTCTACGGTCATGTCTGGGCGAGGAATAGGTATTTGTATCGGGACAGGATTGGATACAGAAGTGGGAAAAATAGCCCAGCATGTCTCAGAAGGGGAATCAGCTAAACCACCTCTGATCCACAGGATGGAAAAATTCACAAAAAAAATTGCTTACATCGTTATTGTACTGAGCGTAATTCTGGCGGTTTTGTTACGTATTCAGGGGATGGATATGGCCGCTATCTTCTTTTTTGTGGTGGCTTTGGCCGTATCAGCTATTCCTGAAGGTTTACCTGTATCGCTCACAGTAGCTCTTGCAGTGGCTACAAAAAGAATGGCCAAAAGAAATGTAATAGTGAGAAAACTTACTTCAGTGGAAAGTTTAGGAAGCTGTACGGTAATCGCCAGCGACAAGACAGGAACACTTACTGTAAACCAACAAACTGTCAAAAAGATTTTATTAGCCAATGGGGAATCCTTCCATGTTTCAGGAGAAGGTTATAACGGTGAGGGGCAAATATACCTTGAAGAAAAAAATGAGCTTCTATCAGATTTAGAAAAACATTCAGATCTGAGAAAAATTATTGAAGTTTCCATGTTGGCCAATGAAGCCGGACTGAAGTTTAAAGAAGGACAATGGGAGCACCATGGTGATGCCATGGATGTGGCTTTATTGGGATTGGGTTACAAGGCCCATATGAACCCTACTGAAATCAGAAATACTTTTAAACTGAAAGGCAAAATCCCCTATGAATCTGAGAAAAAATTTGCTGCAGCTTTTTACCAAAGGGGAACAAAAACTTTCTGTGGATTAAAAGGTGCCGTCGAAACAGTCTTGGAGTTTTGTTCATTTCCTGAAAACACTCCTTCCACTAAGGAAAAAATACATCAACAGGCGGATGATTTGGCCGCAAACGGGTACAGGGTGCTTGCATTTGCAGAAGGGCTAGTTTCAAATTTTAAAAATTCAGAAACTGACCTGGAAAATCAAATCCCTTCACTTGATTTCATTGGATTGATATGTTTCATTGACCCATTGAGAGCAGAAGCCAAGACAGCTGTTGAAAAATGTAAAAAAGCAGGAATCAAGGTAATTATGATAACAGGGGACCACCCCGCAACAGCTGCCAATATCGCAACAGAACTTGGTATACAGGAAAACAATCACACAGTGGTTACAGGAAAAATGCTAAGCCGGTCAGGAAACCCTGAAAATCAAAAATTTAAAGATTTGGTATTGTCTACTTCTGTTTTTGCAAGGGTCTCTCCACAGCAAAAATTGGAAATCGTGGATTCACTGATCAAAGCGGGTGAATTTGTTGCAGTTACCGGTGATGGTGTCAATGATGCCCCTGCCCTCAGGCGGGCCAATATAGGAGTGGCCATGGGTTCCGGCACCGATGTTGCCAAGGATGTAGGTGCTATGATCGTGGTTGATGACAATTTTTCTTCGATCGTTGCAGGCGTTGAAGAAGGAAGATTTGCTTATGACAATGTGAGGAAAGTAATCTATTTATTGGTTTCTACTGGGGCAGCAGAAGTCTTCATGTTTCTGATGGCAATCATAGCAGGCCTTCCGCTTCCTTTGCTGGCTGTACAGCTGCTTTGGCTCAACCTAGTGACCAACGGCATTCAGGACAAAGCGCTCGCCTTTGAAGCCGGCGAACCTGAAACCATGGGAAGAAAGCCCAGAAAACCCAGCGAAGGTATCTTTAACCAGATTATGAGCAAGCAAATCCTCATTTCAGGGTTCTTTATTGGGGCCATTGCCTTTGGATATTGGTTTTACTTGATCAATTACCAGAATATGGAAGAACAATATGCCCGAAACTTGGTCTTGTTGCTCATGGTTTTCCTACAAAACTTCCATATTTTCAACTGTAGATCCGAAAGAAAATCCACGTTTAGGATCCCTTTGTTAAAAAATATATGGCTTATAATTTTAGTACTTGCTGCTCAGGGTGTTCATATTGCAAGTATGCATATTCCATTTATGCAAGGTCTACTCAGAATCCATCCAATAACTTTAAGGGAATGGGGTATCATTTTGTCCCTTGCATTACCCATCATCCTGATCATGGAGGTTTTCAAAATATTTTATAATAAACTAAACCCACAATCATGA
- a CDS encoding acetyl-CoA hydrolase/transferase family protein, producing the protein MKNYSFTSASNALDLIESNQRVFVHGSAATPTFILEELAKRKETLSNVELVSISTFGPMPLADEDYAGSFFFNSFFVSSNIRAAVNTERGDYIPLFLSEIGQLFRKKIMPLDVAIVHVSEPDAHGFCSLGVSVNIAKAAVESAKKVIAQVNPNMPRTHGDGHIHFSKFNAAVYTDQALHEINYLEKVTNVERQIGIYISELIEDRSTLQLGVGAIPDAVLAALKNHKDLGVHTEMFSNGILDLLESGTITNAYKKKHKGKVLTSFAAGTKRLYDTIHDNPLFTFQEAEYANDSAIIRKNPKMVAINSCLEIDLTGQVCADSIGSYQYSGVGGQMDFMRGAALSEGGKPILALRSTKRNGESKIVPFLKEGAGVVTTRAHVHYVVTEFGVAYLYGKNLRQRAEALRDIAHPDHRENLEKAIFERFGRKLKTVS; encoded by the coding sequence ATGAAAAATTATTCCTTTACATCAGCCTCAAATGCTTTAGACCTTATTGAAAGCAATCAGCGGGTTTTTGTCCATGGAAGTGCCGCTACACCAACTTTCATTCTTGAAGAGCTGGCAAAAAGAAAAGAAACGCTCAGTAATGTGGAGTTGGTTAGCATTTCCACTTTTGGGCCTATGCCCTTAGCAGATGAGGACTATGCAGGAAGTTTTTTCTTTAACTCTTTCTTTGTGTCCAGCAATATACGTGCTGCAGTTAACACAGAACGGGGAGATTATATACCACTTTTCTTAAGTGAAATAGGACAACTCTTTAGAAAAAAAATCATGCCCTTGGATGTAGCTATAGTCCATGTCTCAGAACCTGACGCCCATGGTTTTTGCTCCTTGGGTGTGTCTGTGAACATAGCAAAAGCGGCGGTGGAATCAGCCAAGAAGGTAATCGCACAAGTAAATCCCAATATGCCCAGAACCCATGGAGATGGACATATTCATTTCAGTAAATTCAACGCAGCAGTTTATACCGATCAAGCGCTGCATGAAATCAATTATTTAGAAAAAGTCACAAATGTTGAGAGGCAGATCGGCATATACATTTCTGAACTGATTGAAGATAGGTCTACACTTCAGTTAGGGGTTGGGGCAATTCCTGATGCGGTATTGGCTGCCTTAAAAAATCACAAAGATTTGGGTGTCCACACCGAAATGTTCTCGAATGGCATTCTTGATTTGTTGGAATCTGGCACCATCACCAATGCCTACAAAAAGAAGCACAAGGGAAAAGTCCTGACATCATTTGCAGCCGGAACCAAAAGGCTCTACGATACCATTCATGACAATCCATTATTTACCTTTCAAGAAGCAGAATATGCCAATGATTCCGCAATTATCAGAAAAAACCCAAAAATGGTGGCGATCAATAGCTGTCTTGAAATTGACCTAACAGGTCAGGTTTGTGCGGACTCCATCGGAAGCTACCAATATTCCGGTGTAGGCGGTCAGATGGATTTTATGCGTGGCGCAGCACTATCGGAAGGAGGGAAACCCATTTTGGCATTGCGGTCAACCAAAAGAAATGGAGAAAGCAAAATTGTGCCCTTTTTGAAAGAAGGGGCTGGGGTAGTAACCACACGGGCTCACGTTCATTATGTGGTTACTGAATTCGGTGTCGCTTATCTGTATGGAAAAAATCTGAGACAAAGAGCTGAAGCCCTTAGGGATATCGCTCACCCTGATCACAGGGAAAATCTTGAAAAAGCCATCTTCGAAAGGTTTGGAAGAAAATTAAAAACAGTATCTTAG
- a CDS encoding cation-translocating P-type ATPase: MSKKNAIIREMTATESLGSVDTIITDKTGTLTQNTMTITRLWMPETSDVKVTGEGWESIGQFHGSEEDILTIEQLFEIAAHCHNSSIEINGKGQYQITGDPSEAAFLVLGNKAGKTKELEILEDVAFNSDLKYRSTLVLKEGKKLRFYLGAPEAIMSICTMTRNKDGQRIPLTDKTLIEDKIHLWSTESLRVLALAKKEEEDSIEGKDLEFVGLAGMIDPPRPGVHEALKSCHQAGIRVIMATGDHASTALSIGKEVGIVRAGREKVLSELELAKMNDDEFDRAVQEVDVFSRLTPMMKLKIAKSLQKNGSLIAMTGDGVNDAPALKQADIGISMGIMGTDVAKDASMMVLADDNFATIVKAVEQGRIVFNNARRTSFFLITTNFAEIFTLILTVLFGLPIPLTATQILWINIVTDGFCDKALATEKGKGNELTYPPIAPNENIINKSIVPFLIISTLIMTSLAIFAFWWYLPEGIEKARTLTFISLAFSQLFNALNMRNLNGSVLSLGIFSNKWLNYALIISILITILIIEIPVLSYAFKFQPISFWEFLLWASLSSLVFWATEIFKYYKFRVS; this comes from the coding sequence ATGTCCAAGAAAAATGCCATTATCAGGGAAATGACTGCTACGGAAAGTTTGGGCTCCGTGGACACTATTATCACCGACAAAACCGGGACGCTCACCCAAAACACGATGACTATCACCAGACTTTGGATGCCCGAAACAAGTGATGTCAAAGTGACCGGTGAAGGTTGGGAAAGCATTGGGCAATTCCATGGTAGTGAAGAGGACATTCTTACAATTGAACAACTTTTTGAAATTGCTGCCCATTGCCACAATTCATCCATAGAAATCAACGGAAAAGGTCAGTATCAGATTACCGGAGACCCTTCGGAAGCTGCTTTTTTGGTCTTGGGCAACAAAGCGGGAAAAACCAAAGAACTTGAAATTTTAGAAGATGTGGCCTTCAATTCTGACCTTAAGTACCGGTCAACCCTTGTACTCAAAGAAGGCAAAAAGCTCAGATTTTATTTGGGCGCTCCTGAAGCCATAATGTCCATTTGTACAATGACCCGGAACAAGGATGGCCAAAGGATCCCGCTCACAGATAAGACCCTGATTGAAGATAAAATCCACCTTTGGTCAACTGAAAGTCTTCGGGTTCTGGCACTGGCCAAAAAGGAAGAAGAAGATTCAATAGAAGGCAAAGACCTGGAGTTTGTTGGACTGGCCGGGATGATAGATCCTCCAAGACCAGGAGTTCATGAAGCTTTGAAATCCTGTCACCAAGCCGGAATAAGGGTAATCATGGCCACAGGGGATCATGCCTCCACAGCACTATCCATAGGAAAGGAAGTTGGAATTGTAAGAGCGGGCAGAGAAAAAGTATTATCGGAACTTGAACTTGCCAAAATGAATGACGATGAATTTGATCGAGCCGTGCAAGAAGTGGATGTTTTCTCAAGACTTACCCCAATGATGAAGTTGAAAATCGCCAAATCTCTTCAGAAAAACGGCTCACTCATAGCCATGACCGGAGATGGGGTCAATGATGCCCCTGCCCTCAAACAGGCAGATATTGGGATTTCCATGGGGATAATGGGAACCGATGTGGCCAAAGATGCGTCCATGATGGTTTTGGCCGATGATAATTTTGCTACTATTGTCAAAGCTGTGGAACAGGGAAGGATAGTCTTCAACAATGCCAGGAGAACTTCTTTCTTTTTGATTACCACCAACTTTGCCGAAATTTTCACACTGATTTTGACAGTATTGTTTGGATTACCCATACCATTAACTGCCACTCAGATTTTATGGATCAACATCGTCACAGATGGTTTTTGTGACAAAGCCCTTGCTACTGAAAAGGGAAAAGGGAACGAATTAACCTACCCTCCTATTGCCCCCAATGAAAACATCATCAACAAGAGCATAGTCCCCTTTTTGATCATCAGTACGTTAATCATGACCTCCTTGGCCATTTTTGCATTTTGGTGGTATTTACCAGAAGGGATAGAAAAAGCAAGGACTTTGACATTTATTTCATTGGCATTCAGTCAGCTGTTCAACGCACTCAATATGAGAAACTTGAATGGCTCCGTTTTATCACTTGGAATTTTCTCTAACAAATGGTTGAATTATGCCCTGATTATTTCTATATTGATTACTATATTAATCATTGAAATCCCAGTACTTTCTTACGCCTTCAAATTCCAGCCTATTTCTTTTTGGGAATTCTTATTGTGGGCCAGCCTTTCATCCTTGGTATTCTGGGCCACTGAAATCTTTAAGTATTATAAATTCCGCGTTTCATGA
- a CDS encoding HAD-IC family P-type ATPase encodes MKSFLKAPHALSAKEVLLQLGSRENGLEPSEVLDKLHQFGKNEIPEPGKKPVWKIILKQFNNLLVYILMLAVVISFLTHHYVDVYVILAVILINALIGLVQEYRAEGALKALKNLLVQRCKVIRSGFLQTVNALDLVPGDIIVLEEGDNVPADARVIYAKNARVTESSLTGEAVPVEKFDVVHPEEIALGDKSNMVLKSTFVTSGSIKAVVTTTGSQTLIGEIASSLKEIKREKSNFQKKTDKLAKQMALIAMATAMFYLWSPGFFRISLYRSLF; translated from the coding sequence ATGAAAAGTTTCCTGAAGGCTCCGCATGCACTTTCTGCCAAAGAAGTACTGCTACAACTAGGAAGCAGGGAAAACGGGCTTGAGCCTTCAGAGGTTTTGGACAAACTCCATCAATTTGGAAAAAATGAGATACCCGAGCCAGGAAAAAAGCCCGTTTGGAAGATCATCCTTAAGCAATTCAACAATTTGTTGGTTTACATCCTCATGTTGGCGGTTGTTATTTCATTTTTGACACACCATTATGTTGATGTTTATGTAATCCTGGCCGTTATCCTCATCAATGCCCTCATAGGCTTAGTACAAGAATACCGTGCCGAGGGTGCTTTGAAAGCCCTGAAAAATTTATTGGTCCAGAGATGTAAAGTTATCCGTTCAGGCTTTCTCCAGACGGTAAATGCTTTGGATCTCGTCCCGGGAGACATTATTGTTTTGGAAGAAGGAGACAATGTCCCTGCGGACGCCCGGGTGATTTATGCCAAAAATGCACGGGTAACCGAATCTTCTCTGACAGGTGAGGCCGTACCGGTGGAAAAATTTGACGTTGTCCATCCAGAAGAAATTGCCTTAGGGGATAAGTCCAACATGGTTTTGAAAAGCACTTTTGTCACTTCCGGATCCATCAAAGCTGTGGTGACCACGACAGGAAGCCAAACGCTCATTGGGGAAATTGCCAGTTCGCTTAAGGAAATCAAAAGAGAAAAATCAAATTTTCAAAAGAAGACCGATAAACTAGCCAAGCAAATGGCCCTGATCGCAATGGCTACCGCAATGTTCTATTTGTGGTCACCAGGCTTTTTCAGGATATCCCTTTATCGGAGTCTTTTTTAA
- a CDS encoding site-2 protease family protein: protein MKFSLYLGSYKNVKVFIHWTFSLLLLWIIISNLRQGIPMMDILWVILFVLALFACVVMHEFGHALAAQRYGIQTKDIVLYPIGGVARLEKLPEDPKQELWVAFAGPLVNIALFIILSTILSFTGFNIESLEELKIRPNTILLYITSANLILALFNLLPAFPMDGGRVLRAFLSIKLPRAKATQIAGGIGQFLAIFFVFFGLFNNPILVLIGIFIFLGAGAEVAHTQQESFLKGFKVKDALMSHFQILGYNAPLSKAVEKLLNSQATHFVVVKDDVAVGTISRNEIIKGLETDGEQAYIEKFADFNPIKLEIDSALDDAWKLMLSQNKKVAFIIENGHFLGILDQENISELILVKTALNQ from the coding sequence ATGAAGTTCTCCCTTTACTTAGGAAGTTATAAGAACGTCAAAGTTTTCATACATTGGACGTTTTCCTTGTTGTTGCTATGGATCATCATCTCTAATCTTAGGCAAGGAATACCTATGATGGACATTCTTTGGGTAATCCTATTTGTCTTGGCATTATTTGCCTGTGTGGTCATGCATGAATTTGGTCATGCCCTGGCTGCGCAGCGGTATGGCATTCAGACCAAAGACATAGTCTTGTATCCCATTGGCGGAGTGGCAAGACTTGAAAAATTACCGGAAGATCCCAAACAGGAATTATGGGTTGCTTTTGCCGGTCCTTTGGTGAATATAGCCCTATTTATTATTCTATCTACCATTTTAAGTTTTACAGGATTCAATATCGAAAGCCTAGAGGAACTTAAAATACGCCCCAATACCATATTGCTTTATATAACTTCTGCCAATTTGATTTTGGCCCTGTTTAATTTACTGCCGGCATTTCCAATGGATGGGGGGAGGGTATTAAGGGCCTTTTTATCTATCAAACTTCCGAGGGCAAAAGCTACCCAGATTGCCGGGGGAATAGGTCAGTTTTTGGCTATTTTCTTTGTTTTCTTTGGGTTGTTCAATAATCCTATCCTGGTATTGATCGGCATTTTCATTTTTCTTGGAGCAGGTGCAGAGGTGGCACATACCCAACAGGAAAGTTTCTTAAAAGGCTTCAAGGTTAAGGATGCTTTGATGAGTCATTTTCAAATTCTTGGCTACAATGCACCACTTTCCAAAGCTGTTGAAAAGCTACTCAACTCTCAGGCTACTCATTTTGTGGTAGTCAAAGATGATGTTGCTGTGGGTACAATCAGCAGGAACGAAATCATCAAAGGGCTGGAGACGGACGGTGAACAGGCTTATATCGAGAAATTTGCAGATTTCAATCCCATCAAATTGGAAATCGACTCAGCTCTTGACGATGCATGGAAGCTTATGTTGAGCCAAAACAAAAAAGTTGCTTTTATCATTGAAAATGGACATTTCCTTGGCATACTTGACCAGGAAAATATCAGCGAGCTGATTTTGGTAAAAACCGCGCTCAATCAATGA